In the Dehalococcoidia bacterium genome, CCACACGGCGCATTGCGCCGGTCACGCGCGCCAGGAGAGGGTGCTCCGGCGGAAGCTTGTAACCTCCGAACTCCTCCCGCAGGTCGCAGCGCACGGCGCCCCCTGGAAAGGCGCTACGGACATCGTCAACGAGGGCAAGGACCTGCTCGCGCAGGGCCGCGAGCTTCGCCGGGTCGCGGCTGCGCGCCTCGGCGGTGAGCGTGGCATGTTCGGGGACGGCGTTGGCGGCGCTGCCGCCGCTGATCAGCCCGATGTTCGCTGTCGTCTCCTGGTCTATCCGGCCCTGCGGGAAGCCCGCGATGAAACGGGCCGCCATCTGGATCGCGGATATGCCCTTCTCGGGCTCGACGCCGGCATGGGCGGCCCGGCCGGTGAAGTGCAGTTGGGCGCTGATCCGGCCCGGGGCTTCGACTGTGATCTGGCTCACGGGCCCCTCGCCGTCGAACTCGACGCCGAGGCGAGCCCTGATGAGGGAGTAGTCGAGGTTGGCCGATCCGACAAGGCCCGCCTCTTCGCCGCGGGTCAGGACGATTTCGACGGCCGGCATCGGGCGGCCCGAGGCCGCGAAGGCTGTCAGCCCTTCGAGAATGGCCGCGATGCCCGCCTTGGCATCGCCGCCCAGGACCGTGGAGCCGTCCGTGCGCACTACGCCGTCCACCACCAGCGGCTTGATGCCTCGTCCTGGCTCGACCGTGTCGAGGTGAGAGCCAAGGAGGAAGGGCTCGTTGCCGGCGCCCAGGGTCGCTATCAGGTTCCCGTAGGCGTCCTCGCGGACGCGGGCGCCCAGGCCCTCGAGGACGCGGGTCACGTGCCCGGCCACGGCGGCCTCTTCGCCCGAGGGGCTGTCGATAGCAACGAGGTCAAGGAATGTGGCGAGCAGGCGGCGGCTGTCGATCAAGGCCGTACCTCCAGGTCTTCACTCATTGTAGCGGCGCAACTGTGGCGGATTTGGTGCGCTCCGGGGGCCAGGAGGTTCGCGCCTTACAAGCCGCTGACGATAGACTTTCAGCCTAGATGAGCAACCCTGCCGTCGAGGCGGAGCGGGCCGAGACTGCACTGCGCCGCGCCGCCCTGAGCCCCCGCACAGCGAAGCTGGCAGCGCTGACGTTTGCCGCCGCGGTAACGGTCTACCTGGGGATCGCCGCCTACCGCGCCTCCGACGAGACGCAGTACGAGCTGCGCCTCATACCCTACCTGGCGTACGACGACAGGGTCGACTTCGCCTACTTCTACGCCGCAGCCGACATGGTCTGGCACGGCGACCTGGATGAGGTGTATCCGGAGAAGCACGAGTACATCTTCTACCCCGGCGACCCCGCCTTCGATCTCATCGGCGACGAGTACGTGAAGGCCCGGCTCCTCACGCGCGGCAACTACTACAACCCGCCGCTGGTTGCCATTTTGCAGGCGCCGCTCACGCTGCTGGGGTTCAAGTGGGCGTTTTGGACCTTCTCGCTAATTAGCGCCGGCGCGTTCGCCGCCTTCGTGCTGCTCTTCTGGTGGCTGGGTAGAGGCATCCCCGAGCTTCCCCTTGTGCTGCTCGGCACGGTCGCGTTCCAGCCCGTGCACGAAGCGATAATCATGGGACACCTGTCATTGTTCTTCGTCTTCGCGCTGGGCGCCGGCTTCTTTGCGTTGCGCGCCGACCGGCCGGTCCTGGCGGGCCTCTTGCTGTCGCTGCTGGCGCTCAAGCCCCAGTGGGCCATCCTTCCTGGTCTCTTCCTGCTCGTGCGCGGGGAATGGCGCGCCCTGGCCTCCATGGGCCTCGCCGCGATGCTGCTGTTCTTCGCGCCGTTCCTGGTGGCCGGCTTCGGGACGTTTGCCGATTATGTGGAGTTCCTGCGGGGGCAATCGAGCGTCGACGTCGGGAACGCGCCCCACATGTTCAGCTGGAACGGGTTCCTCTCGAAGCTGGAAGCGAACCAGATCGCCGAAGTCTATACGGCCGACGTCAACGAGCCGCTGCTCTACGCCCTGCAGGCCCTCACGCTGGCTGTCGTGGTCATCGTGTGGCTCGGCCGCGACCTCTACCTGGGCGTGGCGGCAACGATCGTCGGCATGTTGCTGCTCAGCACGCACTCCGTGTGGTACGACTGGGCGTTCCTGGTCGTGGCGGCCGCGGCCCTGACGCTACGGCCCGCCCCGGCAGGCGTACGGGCGCAACTGTGGGTACTTCTCCTGGCGCTGTTCATAAGCAGCAGCCAGTCCGTGGACACCGTGTTCGCACCCGACGGGCGGCACGGCTTCATACACTGGTCGGAGGCAGGCTTCTTCTCGGTGACGCTCGTCAGCTTCGCCTTGCTGCTGTGGTGCGCCGGCCGCGCCGTGCTGGAAGGCCGCCTCCAGTTGCCGTCCATCCCCTGGCCGCGCGCCGCCAGAACCCTGCGTCCGAGGCCTGACTGACGCCCTGCCACTGTTCGCCTAAAATAGGCGCGCCTCAGACCCTGGAAGGAGACGTGCCGTGAGCGAGCGCTGGCGAGACGCCTACAAGCGAAAGCTTATGTCCCCCGAGGAGGCCGTGGCCCTGATCCCGGACGGTGCGAGCATTGTCCAGCCCCTGGGTGCGGGCGAGCCGCCGGCGATCCTGGGCGCAATCGCCGACGCCGCGCGGAGGGGCCGCTTCACCAACCTCACCATGCGCGCTCTCCTGCCATTCGCGGCCACCAAGGCGACTGTGCTCTCGCCGGACCTCAAGGATGTCATCCACTGGGACTCCCTGTTCCTCGGCGGGGCCGACCGGGAAGCCTACCGTGAAGGCCGGGCCGTCTTCACGCCGAACTACTTCCACCAGGTGCCGAGGCTGCTGAGCGAGTTCATCCCCGTGGACGTGACGATCGCCTGCGTGTCACCGATGGACAAGCACGGCTACATGAGCTTCGGCGTGGCCGTCGAGTACACGACGACGGCGGCGCGGGTGGCGAAGAAGCTCATCGTCGAGGTCAACGAGCACATGCCGCGCGTACACGGCCAGTCTTTCGTGCACGTCTCGGAGGTCGACGCCATCGTCGAGAACCACCGGCCGCTC is a window encoding:
- a CDS encoding M20/M25/M40 family metallo-hydrolase; the protein is MIDSRRLLATFLDLVAIDSPSGEEAAVAGHVTRVLEGLGARVREDAYGNLIATLGAGNEPFLLGSHLDTVEPGRGIKPLVVDGVVRTDGSTVLGGDAKAGIAAILEGLTAFAASGRPMPAVEIVLTRGEEAGLVGSANLDYSLIRARLGVEFDGEGPVSQITVEAPGRISAQLHFTGRAAHAGVEPEKGISAIQMAARFIAGFPQGRIDQETTANIGLISGGSAANAVPEHATLTAEARSRDPAKLAALREQVLALVDDVRSAFPGGAVRCDLREEFGGYKLPPEHPLLARVTGAMRRVGLTPEFIASGGATDANNFARHGIDVAVVGLGGFDFHTVRETLPIANLEDSARFCLALLEDLASGR
- a CDS encoding glycosyltransferase family 87 protein translates to MSNPAVEAERAETALRRAALSPRTAKLAALTFAAAVTVYLGIAAYRASDETQYELRLIPYLAYDDRVDFAYFYAAADMVWHGDLDEVYPEKHEYIFYPGDPAFDLIGDEYVKARLLTRGNYYNPPLVAILQAPLTLLGFKWAFWTFSLISAGAFAAFVLLFWWLGRGIPELPLVLLGTVAFQPVHEAIIMGHLSLFFVFALGAGFFALRADRPVLAGLLLSLLALKPQWAILPGLFLLVRGEWRALASMGLAAMLLFFAPFLVAGFGTFADYVEFLRGQSSVDVGNAPHMFSWNGFLSKLEANQIAEVYTADVNEPLLYALQALTLAVVVIVWLGRDLYLGVAATIVGMLLLSTHSVWYDWAFLVVAAAALTLRPAPAGVRAQLWVLLLALFISSSQSVDTVFAPDGRHGFIHWSEAGFFSVTLVSFALLLWCAGRAVLEGRLQLPSIPWPRAARTLRPRPD